From the genome of Halobacteriovorax marinus SJ:
TCCAACTCCAAGACATATTGCTTGATAGAGCATTGTCTTATCCATGAAGATTCCACTTTGATTTCGGTCTAATGGATTTTGAGCGAGCAGCCCCCCTAAAATTCCGGCGAGAACATCACCTGAACCACCAGTGGCCATCCCATCATTTGGATAATAATTGATAAAGACATTACCATTTGGAAAGCCAAGAAAAGAACATGGTCCCTTCATAATAAAACAAGAATTTGTTCTATCAACGACTTCCTTTAAGTAATCAATAGGTCTTTGTAGAACTTCATCAACGCTGGCTCCAGTGAATTTTGCAAACTCACCCATATGAGGAGTGAAGATTGTTGGATACTTTCTCGTATGGAGAAGTTCTGAATCTTTACTTAAATCAAGAACCTTAATAGCGTCTGCATCGACAACAACTGGTCCAGCAAATTGGCTTAAGAGTTCGATGACAATATCTCTAGATGTTTCATTCACACCTAGTCCAGGACCAATTACAACAGCGTCGTAGCGGTCCAATTCATTTATAATACTTTCCTTATCTTTAGCACTTGAAGGAATCAGACCAGTCATCACCTCTGGAAGAGATCTTCCAGTAAGCTCATAGTAACTCTCTTTCCAAGTAGCAGCAGTCACAAGACCTGTTCCCACTTTTAGCGCACCATTAGAGGCCATTATACAGGCTCCTGTAAGCCCTGGAGAACCACCTACTACAAGAGTGTGACCAAAAGTATTCTTGTGAGCAAATTTATTTCTAGCTCCAAAAGTGTGACCAATAACATCTGAAGTTAAGAGAGCTTTATCTCCTCCAGAGATTAAGGCCTTTGGAAAACCAACGTCTAACGTTAGAACTTGTCCTGAGTGGCGGGCACCCTCATCAATATAATGACCTGTTTTTGGTAGTCCGATAGCGAGAGTAAAGTCAGCAGAGATGGCCACAGAACTCTTCGCTCCAATATTTGCCGTAATTCCCGAAGGAATATCAACAGCGATAGTAATACTCTTAGAGTTATTTACACAGTTGAATAATTCAAAGAGGTACTGAGAAAGAGGTAATTTAAATCCCGTTCCAAGAACTGCATCAATAACTACATAGCTATCTTGAGTCTCTTCAAAATAACTTTGAACCTGATTGATATTTTTTACTTCGTTAATACGTACACCGTAAGATTTAGCGAGGTGAACTTGTTTTTGTTGCTCTTCACTAGATTGATCGTCGTCAGGAAAGAGAATAAAAGCTCTCACACGATGACCACGGTTAACTAAATTTCTAGATATGGCCAAACCGTCGGCAGCGTTATTTCCTCTACCTACAAGTAGAACGATTTCCCCAACATAGTCTAATTCTTCTAAGATTGAATCTTCAATAAAGTCAGCACCTCTAGTACCAACATTTTCAATAATAAGAGACTCAGTAAAACCATATTCTTCGATGGCTACCTTCTCAATTTCTTTCATCTCATTAATATCAACAACTCTCATAATCTAATCCTTTAGAGTGTAGGGATATTCACTCATTGATGTAACCATATCTTTGACAACCTTTGAAAGTCCATCAAATACGGCCTGGCAAATAATCCAATGCCCGATATTATATTCTTCAAATAAATTATTTTCTAATAATGGCAATAAGCTTTGAGAAGTAAGTCCATGACCTGCATGACATCCAATTTTCTTGCTTACAAGGAAAATCTTAGCATCTTTGTACTGAGCTAAGAATTTCTCATAGTCTTCATCATTTAGATGCGCTCTAGCGTAGTCACCCGTATGAATTTCAACTGCGTCGATTGGCATTTCACTAGCAAGAGTCAATGTCTCTAAATCGGCCTCGAGAAAGAGAGAAATTTTAACTCCCTCTATTTTTGACTTTAAATACTTACATGTAGAGAGAACTTTGTCGTAGTTAGACTTAGTCTTTAGATCAAGCCCTCCCTCAGTAGTCTTTTCTTCGCGCTTTTCAGGAACGAGGCAGATCCAAGATGGTGCTGTAGCAACGGCTATCTCGACGATCTCATCATTACACCCCATTTCAAGGTTGAGAGGCTTTCCAAATTTCTTAGTCACTAAATGTACTGCTTCAACATCAGTGTCTTGAATATGTCTTCTATCTTCGCGCAGATGAATAGTGATCTGATCAGCCCCATCTCTTAGCACAGTGCTGGCAGCATCGACGATACTTGGATAGTTCTCGCCACGCGCCTGTCTCAAAGTTGCAACGTGATCAATATTAACACCTAATCTTGCTTTCATTATAGCTCCCTAGCTACCAATTTCTTTTGAAAGAGTTTTTACTAAATTCTCACAAATTGTATGCACATCTTCCAGCTTCTCTCCCTCGACCATCACTCTGGCCAAAGGCTCTGTTCCCGAGTAGCGAACAAGAACTCTCCCCTTGTCGCCAAGTTTCTTTTCAGCTGCTTTTAATTCTTTTTGAAAGACAGGAATTTCCTTAAAAGGAACCTTTTCCTTAACTACTTTATTCATAAGTAATTGAGGGTAGAGACTTACCTCTCTCACTAAATCTCTAATCGACTTATCATAGAACTTCATTGCCTCAATGGCCTTTAGGGCCGCAAGGCAACCATCACCAGTTGTTGCGTACTCACCAAAGATAACGTGTCCAGAAGGCTCGCCTCCTAGAATGCACTTGTGATCGCGCATATACTCTACAATATAGCGGTCTCCTACTTTAGTGCGGTGAAATTTTAATCCTAGAGATTTAATATAATTTTCTAGTCCTAAATTAGACATAACAGTTCCAACGACCGTGTCACCTTTTTTTAACTTTCCAGTATCCAGTAGAAATTTAGCGAAGAGACCAATCAGAGCATCACCGTTAACGACTTCTCCCTCATGATCAATCACAGTCAATCTATCAGCATCACCATCAAGGCAGATACCAATATCGGCACGATATTTCTTTACGTGATCACAAGCTAGTTCTGGATGAAGTGAGCCACAATTGGAATTAATATTTTGTCCGTTGGGATTAACCCCAAGTGAAATCACTTCAGCACCAAGTTCGTCAAACATCATTGGAGCAACTTTATAACCTGCTCCATTGGCGCAATCTAGAACCACGCGCATATTATCTAGCTTACAGCTATTATCTAGAGTTGATTTTACATTAACTAAGTAGCGCCCAAAGACTTCTTTAAGCCTTTTTGCATTTCCTAATTCACCACCAATTTTAACAGGCATTAATTGAAGATTTAAAACTAACTCTTCAAGTTCTAGCTCTACTTCATCAGGAAGTTTATTACCTACAGAATCAAAGATTTTAATTCCGTTATCAGAGTAAGCATTGTGAGAAGCACTGATCATAACACCAGCATCAGCACGCATAGACTCAGTTACAAAGGCAACACCTGGAGTTGGTAATGGTCCAGTGAGGATAACTTCTCCACCCTGTGAACAAACACCGGCCGCGAAGGCCTGCTCGAACATATAACAACTTAATCTAGTATCTTTACCCACGATGATAAGTGGTTTCTTTCTCTTAGTGTGGCCTTGAAAATAATGAGTCACTGCTCTTCCAAGGGCGGTAGCAATTTCTGGTGTCATTGGATAGATATTGGCCTTTCCACGAATTCCATCTGTCCCAAAAAGTTTTCTCTCTGACATACTTTCCTCTTAATTCAACACTCTGGTGTGATTAAATATATTTTGGAGATAAATCCATATTATCGATTGCTTACATTAATAGATTGGGGGTTGATTTGCAAAAGATGAATGCCTTCAGGCAGCTTTGCACGCAACTTAACACTATGCACCCCTCGCTCATCTGGCACATCGGCAATGACCTGCACACTTGATGCTGTGAGACGTACGCCCTCAGGAGCGAGAACATCTAGAGAGACAAAGCGTGTCTTAGAGGAAATTCGATTAGAACTAGATAGAAATCTAATCTTTACTTTCTTTAGAGTTAAGTTCGCTTTTCTTGGCTTAACGACATAGGCAAAATCCAATGGAGTGACTCGCTTGGATTCAATACGTGGATCAATATCACTGAGAGAAATTTTCAACTCTCCACTTCCCTCGAGTGTCGTCAAATCTATGGGGGCCGTTGTTACACGAGAGATTTTTCTCATGACCTCTATGGGCCCGGAGATAAGAACTTCAGATGGTTCGATCTTTGTCTCCATTAATTTTAAATCACTAGGTAAGGCCCCAACCAGATTCACTTTAACAGGAACATTTTTTCGAATTTCCTTCTGTAATTCAACTTTGAATTTATCCGGTTTTACATCTATGACCTGTATACCAAATGGAACGGGAATATCCTCTGGAGAGAGAAAGATATTGAAGCCACCCTTTTTTTGATAAGGATAATTTTGAAGCTTTAAATATACACTCTCTTCTCGCTCAACCATCGTTCTAATAAAGGCCCTAGAACCTTTTATTTTAACACTTAATTTCTCTGGCGTTAGATTAGAAACACTAAGGCCTTTGGGTGAAACTAAGTGAAGAGTCATATTATGTGTAACCTCTTGAGGTTCAGAGTTTAGAACGTAGAACCAAATAACAACTGCAAAAAGAGCACTTACAACTTTTAAGAGGTGTCTTGAATATTCGTGATTCTTTTTTAAAACCTTTTGCCAGCCTTTCATTCTAGTCCTTCAACTTTATAGGTTTTAACTTCTCATCCAACTTCTCATTGGACCAAACGTGCTTGAGGTATTGACGCAATTGATTTTCATTTCCACAAGAATAGAATGTTCCATCAATACAGAGATTAATTCTTCCTGTCTCTTCACTCACTGTCACAACTATGGCATCAGAGATTTCAGATATCCCTAGTGCTGCTCTATGACGAGTCCCAAGGTGGCGATCAATTTCAATATTATTTGAAAGCGGAAGAAAACATCCCGCCGCTGCAATCTTTCCATCTTGAATTAAAATGGCACCGTCGTGAAGTGGAGATGATGGTTGAAAGAGTGAATAGATTAAGTCGGAGTGTATCTCTGCACCTAATCTTGTCCCAGTTCCAACTATATTTTCAAGTCCATGCCTTCTTTCAAAAACAATGAGGGCACCAATCTGCTCTCGACTTAAAACACCTGCCGCCTCTACGACTTCTTCAATTTCTAGATACTCAGATTTATTATTGAAGATTCCAAAAACTTTTCTTCCTGTCCCCACATTGGCAAGGGCCGAACGCAATTGATCTTGAAAGAGAATAATAAAAATAATCACAAAGTAATCAAAGAAGTGAGTAAGAATCCAATTCAGTGAATAAAGCTTATAATAAAGGGATACACCATAGAGTCCAAGAACGAGAACCAGACCAAGCATAACTTGTAGGGCCCGTGTCCCCTGCACGATTCTTAGAATTTGATAAAGAATAATAGATACTATTGCAATATCCATTACATCTTTAATACCAATCTGTTGGTAGAGAATTTCAATAATTCCCAAAGGGGCTCCAATTTTAAATTACTATAATCAACTATCGACATTTTGCGACTAAATATTGAGAATATTGTGATAAATTAACTAAAGGAAGGCAATTGAATTATTCAACAATCAAGTTAAACACTCGTGGGAGAGATTCTACAATATCACTGATGAAGTCCAAAAAGAGCTTTTAAAGCTCAATTCTAAGAATGAAAGCGGCATCGCTTATCTCTTTATCACTCATACAAGCTGTGGACTAACAATTAATGAATCCTACGACCCGAGTGCTAGAGAGGACCTTGAGAGTTTCCTAGATCATATTGCTCCTAGAAATCTTCCTTTTATAAAGCACACAGACGAAGGTGAAGATGACTCTCCCTCTCACATGAAAACAATGCTCGTAAATCAAAGTATGTCATTTATTGTTGATAGAGGGGAACTTATTCTTGGAACTTGGCAAGGGATCTATCTCTGTGAATTTAGAGATAGTCCCAAGCAAAGAAATATTTTGATAAAATTTGTGGCCGATTAAGCTGCTTTCTTTTCTTCTGTAACTGTCTCCTCTTGAATTCCCTCAAGGACGTTACTAGATTGAAGAAGTTTCTTTCTTAAGGCCTCTCTAGAGATTCCCATCTCTTTTGCGGCCTTAGACTTATTGCCATTATTTCTCTTAATTTCGGCCATGATCATCTCTCTTTCAATGAGGGCCACTCTATCTTTAAGAGGAAGTTTATAATCAGCAACATGAGGTACATTGCCAAACATTCTTCTCTTACTACCTGTATCTAGTAATGGAGAAGCATTATTTTCTAGGGCAACCTCTGTAATAATATGGGCCTTTGGATTGTAAAGTACTGCGCGCTCAACACACTTCTTAACTTCAGCAACGTTTCCAGGCCAATCGTAGTCTTTTAATTTATCAAGGGCCTTCGGAGAGAAGTTCTTAAGCAGAAGACCTTGTTTCTTACACTCTACTTTTAAGAAGAAATCTACGAGTAAATCAACGTCTTCGATTCTTCTTCTAAGAGGTTCCATATAAATATATGCACTCGATAGATACTCATAAAGATCTCTATCAAACTCTCCCTTATCGACTAGCTCTGCGAGATCCTTCGTAGAAGTGGCGATCACGCGGGCATCGATAGACATAAATGTCCCAGGAATTTTTCTCTCGTTAAATACACTCATTAACTTTCTCTGCTCTTTAATAGAGAGAGAACAAATATCGTGAAGAACAACTGTTCCACCCTTTACTTTGGCAAAGACATTCTTATCCTCTGCTCCCCAGAGTTCTTCATAGAGATTATCTCTAATAGGCTCTTCACAGCGAATCATTTCAAATCCCTTTAGTCCTCTACATCCTTCGTGGTGAAGAATTTTAGCAAAGAGAGTTTTCCCCACACCTTTTTCACCATGAACAAGCAGAGGTGAATCTAGATCTTTTGTTTTTATGATGGCACTTCTAAGAGAGGCCACATGAGGCGTCTTACCAATGAGAGCATGCTTTCTATCAAACGGAGTCGAAAATCTTCTGATCTGACTAGACTCAGACATTGGATTATAGTTATGAAATACTGAAGAGAAAACAAGTGCGAGAACTTTCATCGTCTTCTCATCTTCAACAGTAAATCTGTCTTCATTTCTCTTATTGAGAATTTGAATAACACCTATAATTTTATCTTCACGGTTATGGATTGGATGACAAATGATTGACTTTGTCTCATAACCAAACTGTAAATCGAATTGATCGTTGAATCGGCTCTTATCATCTTGAATATCAATATTAAGAGCAACACCAGTAGTAAAAACTGATCCAGCAATTCCTAATCTATAATCAAATTTTAATTTATCTTTATCTACACCGAGTGCTCCAACCGCCTCAAGTTCATTACTCTCAGGATTGATCAAAAAGATTGATGCTCTCTGCGCATTTAGAATACGGATAACTTCTTCTAGCATTGTATCTAAGAAGCCTTCTTTGTCTCCAAAGAAAGTAATATCTTTAAATAGTGATAGTAGTAGAGAGAACATTTCAAAACCATCACTGGCCTTAGTGTACTTCTCTTTAAGAGCTGAATCGATGAGGCACTCTTTTAATCTATCTGTAGAAAAGCTCATTACATATTGCTGTAAGAACTTACTCAGTTCGCGGTCCGCCTCTAGCTCAATTCCATAAATAATATGTTCATCTTCGATTGAATCTGAAAAGGCCCTAACTACAGTTCCTGTAATATCCAAATGATGACGCTTGAATTGCATTGAAATTGTAAGCTCGTCACCTACACTAATTCTCTGCCTGGTAGAAAAACCAAGACCCGTCACACTAATGTCGATAAGTTTGGCGTCATCGATATACTTTCTCTTACCTAACTCATCTTCTTCCTCAACCAGGAATCTTAAATCATCAGCGTCCTCTACCGGAATTCTAAATGATTGGTAGAATTTAAACTCTGAAAAGCTAGCAAGCATAATATCTCCTAATGGATGTCTAATCCTCTTGGATTACGTGAATTATCTCTAACTATTTCGGAAAATAGAGGAAAATACTTAAGCAATATGCCTAAAAATTGTGGCAATATTCGTAATTTCAATAAATTAGCATAGATAAATGCTCTTTTTTACTCTATTCGGGAAAATAGAGTTACGAAAATATCTAAAAAATGATATTTAGGGCCTTATATATATATTTGATTTTTTTACATTTAAGGAGTGGGCCTTGTTCTTTGAAGGATCTGAAAAGAAGGCAGAAGTTATTGTTAATCTCGAGGGAAAATCTCTTCGTGAAATCGATCAAGACTTCTGGTCTAAGTTAGTTGCAAAGTGTGAAGCGACTATTTTATCTAAAATTTCTAATGAAAAATGTGACGCCTATTTATTAAGTGAATCTAGTCTCTTTGTTTTTGACGATAGATTTACGATTCTCACTTGCGGTCAAACTATTTTAATAAACTCAATTCTCTACTTCTTAGAAAATCACGATAGAGATTCTATTGCACAAATAATTTTCCAAAGAAAGAATGAGTACTTCTCTCACCTTCAAAAAACTCACTTCCTTGATGACGTTAAGAAGATCCAGGAATTCTTTGAAGGGAGTTCACTTCGCTTTGGACATATGGACGCTCATCACAACTACCTCTTTCACCTTGATAAAGAGTATAAACCACAAAGTGATGATAAGACCTATGAGCTACTTGTCTACCATATTGCAAGTGACGTAAGTAAAAACCTTACAAGTGGTAAGTTAAATGCAACTGAGATAAGAGAATTATTGAAACTCGATCAGATTATACCTGGTTTTGAAATCGATGACTTCGTCTTCCAACCTTTCGGTTATAGCTTAAATGCTATCAATAAGGATGGTGAGTACTTAACTATTCATGTGACTCCGCAGGAAGAGTCAAGTTATGTAAGTTTTGAGTCTTCAATTAATCTTGTAGAGAAGGCGCCAATTATCCTTGAAACTCTGCGCCCACACGCTTTTGATTTAATGACTTTTAATCCACAAGGATATGAGAATAGCTTTGAATCAATTCCTGCAATTTATCAAAACCAAACATTAGTAAGAGAAAGTATTAGCTGTGGCTATAATGTAGAATTCGCACATTTTTCTAAGAATGAGCGCGAAGTCTTTGCCGCATATAAAATGGAGATATAAGAAATGAAATCTAGTCTATGGATCGAAGAATTTCAAAGCGATCACTCATCATATAAATTTGAAATTGAAAAAACTCTCTTTTCGGGACAAAGTGAATTCCAAGCTGTCGACGTTGTTCAAACGAAGGGACATGGAAAAATGCTCTTAAATGATGGACTTATCATGGTCACAGAAAGAGATGAATTCGCTTACCACGATATGATCGCTCACGTACCTCTCTTCGTTCACCCTAATCCAAAGAACGTACTCGTTATTGGCGGTGGTGATGGCGGAACAGCTAGAGAAGTCATCAGACATCCAGGCGTTGAAAAGTGTACAATGGTAGAAATAGATAAAATGGTTGTGGACGCTTGTATTGAGTTTATTCCACAAACGTCTAAAGACCTTACTGGTGATAGAGTCAATCTTATCATTGGAGATGGTGTTAAATTTGTAAAAGAAACGAAAGAGAAATTTGACGTTATATTAGTAGATTCAACAGATCCAATTGGTCCGGCGACTCCTCTCTTTGGAACTGAGTTCTACGAAGATCTAAAGAATTGTTTAAGTGACGATGGAATCGTTGTTTCTCAGGGCGAGTCTCCTTGGTATCAAACTGATATTCAAAAGGGACTCATTAAGATACTAGACGGTGTTTTTAATGACGTATTCCTCTATACTTTTTCAAACCTCACTTACCCTGGTTCACTTTGGTCATTTACTTTTGCTACAAAGAAGTACCATCCAGTGAAAGATTTTAATCCTAATAGAGTTACAGAGTCTGGATTAGATTTTGACTACTATAATAAAGGGATTCATAGTGCGGCCTTTGCTCTACCTAGCTTCATCAGAAAGAATCTAGAAGGACTCATCAAGAATGACTAAGAAGTATTGGCTCATGAAAACTGAGCCCGATACATTCTCGATTGACGACTTAAAGTCTAGGCCAAATAAAACTGAAAGTTGGGATGGTGTGAGAAATTATCAGGCCAGAAACTTCATGCGCGACGAGATGAAAAAGGGAGATTTAATTCTTATCTATCATTCAAGTTGCAAGATTCCAGGAATTGCTGGAATAGCAGAGGTCGCCAAAGAGTCTCACCCTGATCACACCTGCTTTGATAAAACATCTAAATATTATGATCCAAAATCTAGCGAGGAAAACCCTCGCTGGTTCATGGTATCAGTTAAGTTTAAAAAGAAATTTAAAAACTTTCTTCCACTCAATGAGCTCAAAGAGCAAAAGAAATTAAAAGATATGCTCCTTCTTCAAAAAGGAAGCAGGCTCTCTATTCAGCCTGTGACTAAGAAAGAATATGACTTCATAACTCAAGAACTCGCAAAATAATATTTACATAGAACTAAAATCTTTAGATGTTCTTTAGTTCTCCAATATAAATAGGCCTAGACAGAATAATAGGCCTTTTTTTTATTCTATCTATAAGCTCAAGAAATCTTTATAATAAGTAGGCATGGAAACAAAGAAGAAGCTCCAATATATTTACATTCTCACACTTACACTTGTTATTGGGACTCTAATCTTCTTTGCACGCTATCTATTCTATTCTCAATTTGAAAACCTCGAATATAAGAAGATAAGTATTAATAACGATCTCGTTCGAAATGAAATTCTAAAAAACCTTGGTGAGATCAATTTCAAAAATAAAGAATGGTCCAGTAGACAAACAATCTATGAGCTCATGGAGAAGAAAGACTATAGAACTCTTGAGAAGAACCTCAACCTCTCTGCACTAAGAAATTTAAATATCGATTTAATTCTCTATGGTGACGAAAGAGAATATATCAATGGATATAATCTAAGTTATGATCACGATTTCTCTTCAATAGGACTACAGCAAGTACCTACTGAACTAATTAAGAAAATCAACTATGATGAGTATTTAAAAAAGAACGAAGAAATTTTAGAAATCTATGACCTAAAAGATTTTGGAGTCTGGCTTATCTCTGAGATACCTATTACAAAGAGATACCAAGTCAATTCAGTTGGAAAATTACTAATGGCAAAGAAAATAGATGCCAGCTACTTTAGACGCCTTAGTCAAAACCTTGCAGTTAAAGTCTATTTCAAAGGTGTTGAGAATGAGAAGGCCGACAGTACCTACCAACTAGATAATTTCTTAGTGAGCGACAATTCACTTGAGCTCGCAAATAATAAATTCTTTGTCTACTCCATCTTTCATACTCCAGAAATACTTATCGCAGGAAAGAGAAGTTTCTCTCTCTTTCTAGTTACTTCGTCTCTAATGATCATTATTATTCTAGGACTTACTTACTACGTCTTAAATAGAAGTCTCTTTAATCCAATTCTAAACTTACAAAGAGAAGTTTCTAAACTCGACTTAGATAAATTAAAAGAAATAAAACAACTTAGTCACGACAAAGAAATAAGTGAATTAACTCAGACAATCAACTCACTGATTAAGAGAGTAAAGGAAGATTACGAGCTTCTAGTACAAAAAGGTAAGCTCGAGTCCCTTGGTCTAATGGCAGGGGGAATTGCCCATGAAATTAATAATCCCCTAACTATACTCAAGACAAACTCTTCTATTATGCTTAGACACTTAAAAGAGAGTAATGACCTAGCTAATCAAAATATAACCACTAAAGTTGAAAAGAATTTAAAAACAATTGATCGAATCGCTGATATTATAAGTGGGTTGCAGAGAATTTCTCGTCACTCTTCAGAGGACGAACTTATCACTGTTGAAGCAAAGAATATTATTAGAAATATCGAAAACCTTCATACAAGTATTGTAGAAGATAGAAATATTGTAGTTGAGTACATCATCTCAGAACATAGTCTCAAGTTTAAAGGTCTCGAGCAACAAATCACACAGATTCTTATCAACCTCATAATGAATTCAACTCACGCCATTAAAGATATGGATGAAAGATGGATCAGAGTGGAATTACTTAGAAGAGATCATCTTGTCATCTATAGAGTGATTGACTCAGGACATGGAATTGATAGTGAAATAAAAGATAAAGTTATGGAGCCATTCTTTACAACTAAAGAGATAGGCAGAGGTACTGGCCTAGGTCTAAGTATCTGTAAGAAAATTGCACATTATCACGGTGGAGATCTCAAGTGTCTTGAGGGCGAAGCCAATACAACCTTTGAGCTCTCAATTCCAATTCTAACAGAGAGCTCAACGAGTGCAGCTTAGTTTAAGATTCTAAGTAAGTATAACTTCTAAGACAGTCTTCATAGAAATCAACTAACTTCACACCTCTTCTTGGTTGAATCTTTCCTCTTGCAACTTCTCTATCCACAACCTTCTTTAAAGAGTAGGCCATATACTGTGGATTGTACTGCATTGTTGAGAGGACTTTCGCACAAGACTGTCCCTTTATAACTTCTTCAATATAGAAACCACTTTCATCTTCTTCATCTTTAAAGACGTGAACTTCATTGAGTCTTCCAAAGAGATTGTGCATATCCCCCATCACGTCTTGGTAAGCTCCAGTTAAAAAGATTCCTAAGTAATAATCCTCTTCACCTAATTCATGGACCGGAAAAGTCGTACGATGGCCAGTTTCATCAATAAACTTATCAATCTTACCGTCACTATCACATGTGATATCAGCAATTGAGCAATTCACCGTCGGCTTCTCATGCAGTCTAGTAATCGGAACAACAGGGAGAACTTGCCCAATGGCCCAGCTATCCGCGGCCGATTGAAAGACAGAGAAGTTACATAGATACTTTGCAGAGGTATCATCAACTAAGGACTGCAGCTCCTCTGGAACTTTATCTGAGTCAATAAGCTTTGAAGTAATATAATTTAAAACTCTTGTATAAATTGTTTCAATCTTTGCTCTTTCCTCTAGAGAAAGAATCCCTAGCTTAAAAGCATTGAGAGCACTTTCTTTTAATTGAATAACATCATTATAAGTTTCTTGTAGTCTCTCATTATTGTGAAGATCTTCTTCTAGCTCTCGCATATTGCTAACAAAGATATGCTCTCCCGTAACTTTCTTCGTATTAAAATCTGAAGTAGCGTCAATCTTACCAATTACATTTGTTACAACACATGAATGGTGAGCTGTTACTGCACGACCAGACTCAGTTACAATATTTGGGTGAGTCACGCCTTCTAAGTCACAAATTTGTTTTAAACTATAGATCACATCAGCAACGTATTCACTTAGAGAGTAATTCGTAGATGAATCATTAATCGTTCTCGTTCCATCATAATCAACACCGAGACCACCACCAATATCAAAGTACTCAAGAGGA
Proteins encoded in this window:
- a CDS encoding bifunctional ADP-dependent NAD(P)H-hydrate dehydratase/NAD(P)H-hydrate epimerase is translated as MRVVDINEMKEIEKVAIEEYGFTESLIIENVGTRGADFIEDSILEELDYVGEIVLLVGRGNNAADGLAISRNLVNRGHRVRAFILFPDDDQSSEEQQKQVHLAKSYGVRINEVKNINQVQSYFEETQDSYVVIDAVLGTGFKLPLSQYLFELFNCVNNSKSITIAVDIPSGITANIGAKSSVAISADFTLAIGLPKTGHYIDEGARHSGQVLTLDVGFPKALISGGDKALLTSDVIGHTFGARNKFAHKNTFGHTLVVGGSPGLTGACIMASNGALKVGTGLVTAATWKESYYELTGRSLPEVMTGLIPSSAKDKESIINELDRYDAVVIGPGLGVNETSRDIVIELLSQFAGPVVVDADAIKVLDLSKDSELLHTRKYPTIFTPHMGEFAKFTGASVDEVLQRPIDYLKEVVDRTNSCFIMKGPCSFLGFPNGNVFINYYPNDGMATGGSGDVLAGILGGLLAQNPLDRNQSGIFMDKTMLYQAICLGVGAHTVAGKIAAKKYGVRAMTATSIIEHLSDAFQELNEDDIY
- a CDS encoding pyridoxine 5'-phosphate synthase, with amino-acid sequence MKARLGVNIDHVATLRQARGENYPSIVDAASTVLRDGADQITIHLREDRRHIQDTDVEAVHLVTKKFGKPLNLEMGCNDEIVEIAVATAPSWICLVPEKREEKTTEGGLDLKTKSNYDKVLSTCKYLKSKIEGVKISLFLEADLETLTLASEMPIDAVEIHTGDYARAHLNDEDYEKFLAQYKDAKIFLVSKKIGCHAGHGLTSQSLLPLLENNLFEEYNIGHWIICQAVFDGLSKVVKDMVTSMSEYPYTLKD
- the glmM gene encoding phosphoglucosamine mutase, which gives rise to MSERKLFGTDGIRGKANIYPMTPEIATALGRAVTHYFQGHTKRKKPLIIVGKDTRLSCYMFEQAFAAGVCSQGGEVILTGPLPTPGVAFVTESMRADAGVMISASHNAYSDNGIKIFDSVGNKLPDEVELELEELVLNLQLMPVKIGGELGNAKRLKEVFGRYLVNVKSTLDNSCKLDNMRVVLDCANGAGYKVAPMMFDELGAEVISLGVNPNGQNINSNCGSLHPELACDHVKKYRADIGICLDGDADRLTVIDHEGEVVNGDALIGLFAKFLLDTGKLKKGDTVVGTVMSNLGLENYIKSLGLKFHRTKVGDRYIVEYMRDHKCILGGEPSGHVIFGEYATTGDGCLAALKAIEAMKFYDKSIRDLVREVSLYPQLLMNKVVKEKVPFKEIPVFQKELKAAEKKLGDKGRVLVRYSGTEPLARVMVEGEKLEDVHTICENLVKTLSKEIGS
- a CDS encoding CdaR family protein, whose amino-acid sequence is MKGWQKVLKKNHEYSRHLLKVVSALFAVVIWFYVLNSEPQEVTHNMTLHLVSPKGLSVSNLTPEKLSVKIKGSRAFIRTMVEREESVYLKLQNYPYQKKGGFNIFLSPEDIPVPFGIQVIDVKPDKFKVELQKEIRKNVPVKVNLVGALPSDLKLMETKIEPSEVLISGPIEVMRKISRVTTAPIDLTTLEGSGELKISLSDIDPRIESKRVTPLDFAYVVKPRKANLTLKKVKIRFLSSSNRISSKTRFVSLDVLAPEGVRLTASSVQVIADVPDERGVHSVKLRAKLPEGIHLLQINPQSINVSNR
- the cdaA gene encoding diadenylate cyclase CdaA, producing MGIIEILYQQIGIKDVMDIAIVSIILYQILRIVQGTRALQVMLGLVLVLGLYGVSLYYKLYSLNWILTHFFDYFVIIFIILFQDQLRSALANVGTGRKVFGIFNNKSEYLEIEEVVEAAGVLSREQIGALIVFERRHGLENIVGTGTRLGAEIHSDLIYSLFQPSSPLHDGAILIQDGKIAAAGCFLPLSNNIEIDRHLGTRHRAALGISEISDAIVVTVSEETGRINLCIDGTFYSCGNENQLRQYLKHVWSNEKLDEKLKPIKLKD
- a CDS encoding secondary thiamine-phosphate synthase enzyme YjbQ — translated: MELFNNQVKHSWERFYNITDEVQKELLKLNSKNESGIAYLFITHTSCGLTINESYDPSAREDLESFLDHIAPRNLPFIKHTDEGEDDSPSHMKTMLVNQSMSFIVDRGELILGTWQGIYLCEFRDSPKQRNILIKFVAD